The Gadus morhua chromosome 10, gadMor3.0, whole genome shotgun sequence genome segment ACCGCCCCTCGGCCCGAGAACACAAGGCAAACACACCAGGAGAGAAGGGATACAGAGGGACAAAACAAACCAATCATCTGGCACACATGGAgcccacacacgcgcgcacatatGACGggcagagacaaacacacacacacacacacacacacacacacacacacacacacacacacacacacacacacacacacacacacacacacacacagacacacagacacacagacacacgcttaCCAGTTCCGAGATTCCAGTGCTTCCACAAGCAGCAACCAGACTAATTCAAACGATTTCCCAGCTCTGCTGCCATATAAGGGAATAggaccagaagaagaagaagaagaagaagaagaagaagagtggaAAAATCTAAAAAACAAATGGTTTGCTGTTCTCCTCTGGGGCTCCTGACAGGCTTCTCCAGCCGGCGGTAGAGTCGGCTGAAACCAGAgtgcctgatgggggggggggtggccggGGCTGGTCCAGGGAGATGTTTGCGTGCCTGTCGGCGGGGAGTGTCCTGCCGTCTGCGCCTGCCGCTGTCTCCAGCTGCTGTCCAGGAGGTggtcagagaggagggaggcttTGGAAAAGTGGAGGACGAGCCCATTGGAGCCGAGAAAGACTGAGGAAGTGACTCGCCATTACAGATGTGAGCACAAAAAGGAAGTGGGACggggagaggggaaaaaaaggaaaaaccaaATAGAAGAATTCTTGCGAGGGGCTCGACTTGACAGCCGCTGTTGAAAAAGTACTCTGGTGTACTTTCTCCATTCCCCTCTTTcgtttttttctccctccctttccctttctgtctctccccctcctttgaCCACTTTTTCCTCAATCCTCAACCTGCCCTATATCTCCGTATCACTTTCTACTTCTTTCGGTCTCTCTTACTCATTGCCTCTCCTTTCGTTTTATATCTACATCTTGAGATTTCAAATAGAAAACACAGCTATGgtaaccctctccctgtctgcTGCATTACCCAgccctctgtcactctcactaactcccctgccctctctctctctccgactccATTAAAAACACAGCCTGCATATGGTTATGATCATCGTTCACTTTCCAGGGCTTATTTTGGTCTTCCACCACACCCCTcgcttctccctcccctcttctcattctttctttattaGATGCAGTTTGTAACTCCATGGCTGGGTCCTCTTGTTGTTATTCAAGAGTCAGCAACAATTCAACCACCACCCAAAGCCCCGACTCGATAAAACAAACGGATAGAAGCACAAGCCCCCCTACTCATAATACCCTTTTAAACCAAACCCGGGCCAGGCTTAGGTTCAACAGCTTCATGTTGCACTGTGTTCTTTGATCAAGTTCATTGTGTTTTAGTCGACATCTGTTACAAAGAGACATATTCTGAACGTTCTCAACTAATTTCTCTTGAATTTAATATATGAAGAAAACGAAGAGAATGCATTTATTATATTGGGGGGTCAAATTTGTATACAGGGTGTATGCATTTGTAATGATTGTCTATGTACCGACCTTGTTCTGGTGTGGGACGACACAGACGTTTGTTGTAGGGTGGGCTTACAAACGTCTATGTAAATAGACCAACATatcctgcacaaacacacacacacacacaaacaataacacaaacacacacacacacacacactcatatagacacacagacacacacacacaaatacacacaagcacgcacacaccaacacacacaaacaaacacacacacacgcgcacacccacataaacacacacatgggtttTGCATGCAGGAAATAGTTTGCATTCGTATTTGCATACTGTACAACGTGAATAACATAATTTAGCGGTCAAGATTTAATCTGCGTAGGCAGGCTACTATCATAATGGTCTCTACACATACAACATCTCTAGTTGTTcacatacacaagcatactCACTACGCTCAAAGTGCAGCTCATTTGACATTTGCCATGTTAGTGATATTTACTTTTCCATACGGCAGGATGCAAATCAGATTTCGCTTGGAACCACTTGCTCTcagtttgattgtttgtttgtttgtttgtttgtttgtttgtttgtttgtttgtttgtttgtttgtttgtttgtttgtttgtttgtttgtatattgtAACTGTGTTGATCCATTTGTAACCAACCAGCCACATAATCAAGAAGTTATAGATTCTTACTGGAGCTTGACTATCAGAAGTATTTTCAAACTCAGGGTAGTGTCAAAGTGATGCTGTGAGTACACCTACCTAGCCTACACagtcgattttttttattagtgaatgGTCAGTAGTAGTACACTACGCCTGGCGCAAACGCTATGCAAGCTCCTTCTAACCTCAGGCAACTGCCGAACAATGTAAGCACAGCAAAGATTTAAAAATAGATGTATGTGTAAAGAAATACGATTTGCCACAGGAAGCCAAAATagcacacattcatacatttcACGTCAAATGAGCTTTGATTTGTAATTGATTATTTGATTAGGCACAATATTCTTCAATATTGTAGGACTGGAGGAAGCATTTCTCTAGTATTGTTCCTTTTGGGGACTAATCGAGGAGTCTTTAAGTTCACCATGTCCTTAAACAAGGGTGAACCATATGGTTCAATGTGCTATTAGGAGCCGTATTGTCAGTCTGTTGTTTGGGTCTAAATCGGGGCAAGATTATCTATAAGGGGATTATGGGTTGACAAAGTGTGACCTCCAGGGTCAAACTTATTGTGTTGCCCACTGGAGGCACATGGTCTATCATTTTTAAGGAGggaattaaatatattattcccCATGAATTGTTGAATACCTCAGCATTGATAACAAAGAAACTTTAAAACTATAATGCTTTAGGTAGGCTAAAGCTCTGTTCAGGAaacccacctgtgtgtgtgtgtgtgtgtgtgtgtgtgtgtgtgtgtgtgtgtgtgtgtgtgtgtgtgtgtgtgtgtgtgtgtgtgtgtgtgtgtgtgtgtgcgtgcgtgcgtgcgtgcgtgcgtgcgtgcgtgcgtgcgtgcgtccgtgcgtgcgtgcgtgcgtgcgtgcgtgtgtgtgtgtgggtggttgtgtctgtgcgtgtgtgtgtgggtgggtggttgtgtctgtgcgtgtgtgtgtgtgtgggtggttgtgtctgtgcgtgtgtgtgtgtgtgggtggttgtgtctgtgcgtgtgtgtgtgtgtgggtggttgtgtctgtgcgtgtgtgtgtgtgtgggtggttgtgtctgtgcgtgtgtgtgtgtgtgggtggttgtgtctgtgcgtgtgtgggtgtgtgggtgggggggaaggggtgtgggggggtcgtatttgtgggagagacagagaggaagtgaggggagtgtgtgtgtgtgtgtgtgtgtgtgtgtgtgtgtgtgtgtgtgtgtgtgtgtgtgtgtgtgtgtgtgtgtgtgtgtgtgtgtgtgtgtgtgtgtgtgtgtgtgtgtgtgtgtgtgtgtgttttcctgcatGTATGTacttatgtgcatgtgttattTAAGAAGCTGTTACAGCAGCTCAGAGTTTCTTAAAGAAGTCAAGCATCAAGCTGCAAGAGGCGCAGGCACAGACTTGTAAGAGGCTTTTCTGCTAAGAGGCTAGCCCATACACTGAAAAACCTCAGTCGTAAACCTAATCCTCAACTCTGAGAGATCTGCAGATACAGACCAACCCACTAACGGAAACATCTTTGAAGGAATCTTTGAACTGAATATGGCAGTTAGTACATCATTAAAGTTCATTGCTAGGACACACTGCCAATGACATCACTTTTACAGAAGAAAACTATAAGGAAAGGACACAAAAAAGTCTGATcataatacaaatacatatttattataatatttgaaaaaacaatCTATCAAACAAATCATAGACTGGTttagttttttggggggggttcATGGATCTTCACAcaataaaacaagaaaataattaaaacgTACTATCACAGCATTATTCAGAGATTAAATGCAGGAATTAAAAAGTTGGCAGCTCAAATTGAACTATACCACTCAATACATGTTCCAAGTCATGGGATACCAAGCCTTTGTGGTTCAAAACCCTTATATAACTAACGAATATGAAAGCTTCCAGTGAGGCCAGTTCAATTCAGCAGAATGGCATTCCAGGGAAGACAGTTTTCATCCAAAAAGGAGTGGCCTTCTGTGGTCCGGCTTTAGGAGAGCCAAGCAGATGTCCCTTTATGACAGAGAGatccatttaatttaattcgtgAACACCTGGTAGAGAGGTTACCTCGAGTCCAGCAAGGCATTAAAGATCATCTGCAAATCGTTCACCTTGGTCCCCTCCTAATTATTATCAATTAAATTTAACTGTGGAGGTGATGAGTTGTGCTTTAAATCCGTCTTATGGATTTGCCATGAGTTTATGTCCACGGTAAACTGcatgggggtgtgggggtgccTGCCAGGAAAAAGTATGCACTATTGGCACTGGACTCAAGTACAAAGCTTGATCTTTAAACCCAGGGTGCGTCTATTCATAACCCAGCCGGACATTGTGTGAAATATTAAAAGTTCTAAAACTTATTTGGCTCATATACAAGAcgttataggcctacatatgatGCATCATACTAGAAAGGCACACTGCACTCTGCAAAATGTAACTGTAAAAACTGTTTTGTAAATTGTcttttttatattaaattaCATATCAATGTAAATAACTTAACTTACCGATGTTATGTTTCTAGTCAATGTATCTCAACATAACATTAGCATACAGCTTATTCTGATTCAATGGCAATTGTTAAAAAACAATGCACAATAGTTGATCTAATTGGAAACCAACCAGCCAACACGCCACTTGTACAGAAGCAGAGGAAAATCCCATGCCCTCCTGTAATTTACTCACACCTAcctttgaacaaaaacaacCTAACTAATGGATTAATCTGACCGTAtctaaaatagaaacctgggATGACAAGCCCTGGTAAGCTGGAGGGACGGGCCACCTGCCTATAAGAGGCAGGAAGCACCCTTACACGCACCGCACAGAGACAACTGTCACGGAATACATAACACACAGAGCGGGAACCAGAGGTGAGTAGATGAACTGGTCACCTTTGGGTGGGTATTCGATCCGAATAAGATAGGATTTTGCTGTGTGCCTGTCAACCTGTGTACATGTTGTGCTCAGAAATGTTTAGACTTATTTTGGTATGTTTCAAATGGTTGGTATGATTGTACATTAGGGCTGTGGTCTGGGCCTCCTGAGTGATATCCTGGCTTTGACTTCGATTCAATCAattaaaaacaaatgcaaatgtatattcatatgatttatttagtaatagggttagggttagagggctAGGACTAACTAATCATGAATATTTACATATtactattatgattattattaataataaataaacagttATGAATTGTAAATTATATTATTGATATTGTTATTACGAATTGTTAATACGAATAATGTTACTCGTAGTTGTAATAGTTTGAATAGTCAAGAGATTGTTGGGAAATTTTGTAGGCACTTCGGAATTTAGTGGGCCTCATCTTAATAGTTTAACGACTATGATAAACACGTGatctatttatgttttttatgtcATATTGTGTCTTATGTCTTATGTCGTTTTTTGCCTCATTTGCAGGAACCCTCAACTAACCTGTCGAGATGTCAAAGTAAGCCGGCCTTCCGACCATTTACACTTGTTACACACTAAAATACATGctatattaaaatgtatatatatattcagattTAACCAGGTGAGTCCCATTATCGATTAAATACCACAGAGGTGAACCTTAATTTTAGACATTTACTTTGGGTGAAAAAAAGTTTGACGAAGCAGAACAGTTCTGTGATTGGAACATCCGTTCGCATCACAGCTTTAAGGATTGAGGTACTGTATATCGTATAAGTCTCCGTTGGTTTCAATGTCATTCCTCCATACAGTTGAATTGCCAAGTTCAATGACCTGTCACACACCAGGGGTTACTGCCCGTTTAAACCCTTTTAACAATCTCGACCACCACACCTATCTGTATTAACGTTACGTAAACAGTCTCATATATGTTAACTCTAAAAGTAGGAGGCCTACTGCCAAAAAAAACTAGAAGGAGGGATTAGGCTAAATCCCATAATAACAGAGaagccggggggggggttacaacCTCCCCTATGTAACTTAGTCTTAGTATAAACATGTCTAACCTCTGCCTTTGGGCTTATCGGCTATCCTGAAACCACAGATCGGGTGGATTTCACCTTGAGTGAGAAGCAGGGGAGAGCATTGAGGAAGAAACGTCTTACAAGATGCGGAAATAAATATCATCTTATATTATAGTAATATGACGCTTTATGTCAATTGTCAAACTCTACTCATCCAAATCGAGTGAGAGCTGGAAACGGATAGTACAGAAACAGTATGAGTGACCAAAGAACACTTTGTCAGCTGTCAATTTAAGAAGCAGTATGAATGGAGACAGGATATGTTCACATCGAGATCATGACGTTTTGTGATAGTTAGGCCCCTGCTTGTCCGGATTACACCATCGCCTCCAGCAGTCGCCCTATTTACTAATCCATGGTTCACCTAGCGAGGGTTTGTAGTGGTTGAGCCGGGGGGTAGGGGATCGGGGAGTTGTAATTTGCTAATCTTAGTGACATACTATGACCTTTAGGTCTCTCCAGGTTAACAGGAACCCTGATCAGTGCTCCACTATCATGTAAAGCAGTTTCacttttaaatttaaaaccgTTTTGCACAATATAGTGTCAGCCTCCCTGTGTTAGCCTTCCTTTCCTGATGTGTTTAGGTCCTTTTTATCTATTGGCCTGTATGATTGATACTGTATTTGTCATCTCCTGTCCTCATATTCTGTAAACCTCTTGCCTTGAAATGCCCCTTAAGTGGAAAAATACCGGATTTGGATTGGTGGATTTTGTCAGTGatgtattgattgattgaccATCATTGTGTGGATGTGCTATCAAGTGAATGTGTTATTCTGGAGTCATCAACAAGATTCTGTCCTTTGCCTTTCCCCCTTCTCAAACCAGAGTTTTCAAGAAGACCAGTGGCAATGGGGATGTAAGTTTCTTCTCGGACCACACTACAAGAAGCTACTGAAATTACACTTATTTCCCCCTATGAATTTCCATGAACTTCTGCATTTTCTCTATTTTCCACCTAGTTGACCCTCTACTTGGGGAAGAGAGACTTTGTGGACCATGTGACCTCTGTGGACATTGTTGGTGAGTAGCAAAGAGATTTTATCAAGGATATCTATGTTATTTGACACTTTTGTGTACCTACATGAAAATGTAAGCACAGTTGGCTATGTGTATTAaagctgttttgtgtgtgatgtTATAATTATGATATGCACACCCAAATGCCTGCATTGTCAACTTTAGACATTAGAATTGATCATATGGGAACGAGTAAAAAAGATAATTTTTAGGTTTTGCTTATCAGCGCTTTTAGCATTTTGTTGAAAAGATTGTTGAAATGATACAAATCGTTTCAAATTATGAAATTTGATCTTCTCTCATTTGTAGATGGGGTGCTGAAGGTTGACCCTGCAAACCTCAATGGCAGAAAAGGTAACTCAATCCCCCCTGGCCTCTGTAATCCTTTTCAGTGGCAAATACAACTAAATAAAACATCTAACCTGACCATCTACGCCACACTAACTCCCACGTCCACTGTCTTCATAGTGTTTGTGTACCTCGCCTGCGCTTTCCGCTACGGCAGTGAGGACCTGGACGTGATTGGGTTGTCCTGCAGAAGAGACATCTGGGTGAAGCGCGTGCAGGTTTTCCCAGTCATTGCAGGGGGCATTGGCAAAACCCCCATGCAAGAAGCTCTGGTGAAGAAAGCAGGGGAGCAGGCTCACCACTTTTCTTTTGAGGTACAGAAAAGGAATTCAATGAAACTCAACATTTCTCTTCTTGTCCTGTTTGGATTAAACCAAATCATATTTTCACTTAcgtttaattattaattattattaattattttgttgTTATTAATGTAGGAATTCATCACATTAAGAACAAATGTTTGCTTGATTAATTGCAATCAATATCAATGATTCATCAATAAAATTCATAACTGAATCCCTTCACTGCCACTTTGTTTCATGAAAGTTTCCATCTTTTTCTTGTCTGCCTGTAATAGATGCCTACCAATCTGCCATGCTCAGTCGCTCTGCAGCCTGGACCTAACGACAGCGGAAAGGTATTCCCTCTTTCACACAGTACCCCCcgcctcactcactctctctctctctctctctctctctctctctctctctctctctctctctctctctctctctctctctctctctctctctctctctctctctctctctctctctctctctctctctctctctcgctctctctctctcgctctctctctcactctgccccccccccacactctctctctccttggatGTGTAAATcacatgtttttctgtgtgttcttCTTGCAGGCGTGCGGTGTTGACTTTGAGCTCAAGGCCTATATTGCCAATGCGGCTGATGACGGCGATGAGGTCATTGAGAAGAAGTGAGTATGCGTTCTCTGTTTTCAAACGTTCATCTTCTGCTTTTTAGTAAGTCAGCATACGCCGCAGATGGAAGGTGGCTTCACACTgagtcctctcctcctcgtggtTATGTTCTCGCTTCAGGGACACCTGCCGTCTGATGATCCGTAAGATCCAGTTTTCACCCGCCAGCACAAACGCTGGCCCCAAGGCGGAAATCACATCGCCACTTCAGCTGTCGGCCTCTCTGGGAAAAGAGGTAggacaaaacaaaaactaaagTTTTCCCTCGTATTCATGATGCATGGTTATGTTACATGAAAGCATTATCTCAATTTGaacctttgttttattttttagaacTACTACCACGGAGATCCGATCTCTATCAACGTAAAAATCAATAATGACAGCAGTAAGGTTGTGAAGAAGATCAAAATAACAGGTATGTAATCAAAAAAGACCACAGAGACATTGTGTTAAATAGTGGTCGTCCGTACAGAATCCATCCTAATGATgaacattgtttgttttgtgttataATTAGTTGAGCAGAATACCGCTGTTGTTCTGTACTCGTCTGACAACTACGTTAAGGCCGTCTGCAGTGAGGAGTTTGGGTAAGGCTTCCAACATAACACATGTTCTGCTACAGGCAGGGGAAACCGTTGATTTACATGCAACCTAATAATGTGATTGATCGAAAACTTCCCACTTACTGTCACACTCATCACTGTAGGGAAACAATCAACGCCAATTCCACCTTCGAGAAGGAATTCACCATGACCCCCCTGCTGGCCAACAACAGCGAGAAACGGGGCATCGCTGTGGACGGACGCCTGAAGGACGGAGACACCAACCTGGCCTCCACCACCCTGTAAGAACAAGCATGTGCAGTCCCGTTCTCCGCTGCGTGAGTGTGATTGTATACCATCCTCTTCAGCTGGAAGCTTGAATATTCTCGCTTTGTTTTCCCAGGTGCGAAAGTGGTGAGAAGGAGATGCAGGGTATCATCATCTCTTATAAAGTGAAGGTCAGCGTGTCTTTGTCCAGCGGAGGGTAAGGCCCAGCTATACACTAGTACACTTCCTGACTTATAGCCGTTGGTTTTGCTCTCTGTGCCATACTACGCAGAATAGCTCTAATCGGTCTGTCCTGCTATTCACAGCCTGCTGGGGAGCCTTACAGGAAGGTGAGAGAGACCGTCtgaatacatgcacacacattcttcTTCATTGGTGTCTTATGAATATCCAACTGAACCAAAAAATATTATGCATTGTCGGGGCAATTTCTTTACGAGATATTGCGTCTAGGACAGATGAGACTTCTAAATGCAAAAAAGTACAAAATAGTTGCAGACAATTGACCTATTTTAATGTAAGAATATACAAGTCTCAACTCTAGCTGAGGGAGCCCAGAATACAGTTTCACAGAGCTATATAAACAACCTCACAACCCTCCCCACAATGCAATTGTCAATGATCAAATCAGGGATGGCTAGGCAATACAAGGAATAGGAAAAAACTAACtgataaaaagtaaaaaatacatGTATTTTTCCATCACAGCATGCAGTATATACAGAAATTAATATTCAACTTCTTGTTTTTAGTGATGTCGTTGCAGAGCTTCCTCTCATCTTGATGTCCCCTAAGCCAGCAGGTGGGTGAATTGTGCCTTTTTAACCTAGTGGCCATCTGGGTTCTAATAGCTAGCTTGGTGGGAGAACTGAATACAGAATACCAAGGTGGAAAAAATAGGAATTATAGGTGGATGGTTAGCCTAGCCTATGCAGAGTTTAAAACACTGTATACGTGGTGAGACATATTCTAACAAATAATGCCATTCTTTTATTCTTGTTTTATTCAATGCATCGTCTCATTGTGAGCAGAAGTGTAAGTATAAAACCTTAGCGACACTATATATAATGACATTACTTTTGATACTTTGTGGGATGTAGTCCTAgtgctgtgatgtgtgtgtagcttTCTATTTTTAAACTCCCGTTTTCTGTGTATCTTATGATCTGCAGCAAACTGGAGTAAAAGTGTCATTAGTTCAGGTGAGGTCACATTCAGTGCGATAGTGGACAATGGGCACAGGACATACCTGCAATTTACACAACTTTAAAGGACCCTCTTGATAACCTGTGtaataaaaacatatacattTAACAAGACTAACTTTTTTCAGTATTGCGACACACATTTACAAGAAGTAAAATGgctcaaataaaataaacatgtacAGCACAGATATTGCTTGCATTTAGCCTCTTCAGAATAGGTACCACTAGTTTAGCTAGAAGAAATATGTTGGGTTTAATCAAGACAAGATGACACATGCAATGTGTCCTTCCCCCCACAGATCTGATGTCACACTCGAGTAGAGGCGCCAGTGGACCAGAGATGGTTCTCTGTACCAGCGATTGGATGAAAGTACCACCAGGAAAACTGCACATCAGCGACGATGGACACAGCAATGTTGTTGCACTACTGACTCTTTATTTAAATCGCAATCACTTCAATCAAATCCTCTATAGTACTATTGGGTATCGACTCAAAATGCTTGTTTGAGTCCCTTTCTTTAGACCAAAGGTTTTCTCACAGAAACATGCTTAAATAGTTTGCAGTTGTAACGgtgtgtcttgttttgtttcacttccaataaaaacataatgTATTGTAGAAAATGTTAACTGTTGTGAATTTTACAATTGTGTACAGTTCTTTTCAGAAACATACACAAATTGATGTCAAGCTGTGCAACTAAGAGAATAAATTCAGTGATTCGGTTTAACCTCCTTCTTGCTCTTATTTTGGTTCCGACTTGAGTTGGTTTTGTTTTCGATGCAAAACCTTATAGTAAATTAacattgtgtattttttattctggtagtttaaagaataaaaaatacacaatatCAAAATATATCAAAAATATTGATTTAACTATAAATgcaaatatgtaaatataacaTAAAAAGTATATGTAAGTAAAATGAAATGGCAATCACTACAATATAAAAGAACAGTCATCTCAAATCGTCTGATAAATTGATAAACAGTCATGGGATATACAAATGCACCTTGCCCCTCGGTAGTTCCGCTGGTGACCACTGAGGGGCGCCATGTTTCGTCCATGCGCGTAACGAACCCACAGCGCTCAGTCAGGATACACTTTTTCCTCCTCCACAGTCTCGCCTGTATAGCCGTTGTTTATCGTCAGTAAATATGTCAACCACGACCGGCGGCGGAGAGTTTGGCAACCCCCTACGAAAGTTCAAGCTTGTCTTCTTGGGCGAGCAGAGCGGTAAGTGTATCAGGACACCGTACGTGGATGTTGGAATGTTATATAAATCAGTGAAAGCGATAGCTGATTGAAGCTAGTGTAGCTATCGAACGCCACTTTGCTAGCCCATCTTTAATGTGACGCTCCGTGCATTGCAGGAACGCTGCCTGTTTGTGTGGCGAAATGTAACACTAGTTTGATGAACGATTACAAATTGCAAACGTCCATTTACTCCCAAAATTGTCCGTCGATGACGTCGTAATACGGGTTAAGCAAGCTAGGCGTCTCATCGCTCAAGTTAACAACAATCCCCTGTTCGTTTCAAATGGCAGCGTCATGGTGATGCACGGTTATCAGTCGTCCTAACCTAAATCCTACAGAGCCATTGAAATAATGTACGCGTTTAATTTTCAATCAGATAACCCAAATATGGAGCCTTGCGTTCAGTGGTGCCTCAGCATCCTCTCGTCGCCACCGTCACCTCTGCGAAGGAGCTATCTTAGCTAACGCTACAGCTAACGCTACACATACGTGTCAGAATACCGTCCCCAGACAATGTTTATTCGTCTCACTTTATCTGGTCGCAGATACTATATTAAAAGTGGATTCTatgaaaaacatgttttatggTGTCTTGGGTCGGCTTCAAAATATCGCTTTATCTCAAAAGCCTGACGTATCGGGATGCTATGCTTCGTAGCTCCCCGTCTACCAGCGCACGGCTCGCTGCGTCTTGCAGAGCCACGTCGGCCACAGGAAACGGCCGGCTGTACGATTCACCCCCCATGTGCAATTAAACTATAGACCAGGCACTGACACTGCCCTGAATGGGACGGGTTTACATGCGTGCTTGTTTTGTTGGAATCGCTATCACTTTTCTTACATCCACGACACAGCTGTTTCAGAAGCAGTAGAGCTTCACAATCAATGTGTTTCCAAAGCCAACATTTTGGACTCCACCCTATTTGCCAGCTCAGCGTGTGGGTGCGATAGTCCACACAGAGCATCATTGATGTGCTTTTCTCTGCCGGCTTTCTCAACATGACGCAATGTGGGGAAAATCAATTTGAGGATGCTTTTCAGGTTCAAAACATGTTGAAAACCTTCTACTCTAAGATATAGTTTGGGtcctttttatgtatttttattgtgttcAGTCATagtatgtttatgtatgttctTTTTTTATGGATACAGTTGGGAAGACCTCGCTCATCACCAGGTTTATGTATGACAGTTTTGACAACACTTATCAGGTAAAAGGTCATTTTCCGAAGCCGTCATGAAATTTGTTGATAGCAATTCAAAATGTGTATTGCTTGAAGCTTTTAATATGAAATACTTTAGTGTATATATGACCTGTGAAGCAATGCAGTTATTAATATACCAAATCATTTTCCCACAGGCAACAATTGGCATCGACTTCTTGTCGAAAACCATGTACCTAGAGGATCGCACTGTAAGTCGGCACGGTTCTGTTTAACCAATATCACTGTTCATATTGCAATGGCATCATTCGTAATTCATTATTTAATAGAGCTCAAAGATTCTTGTgtcttcaatgtttttttaagtAGAAACCATGAGCATGCCCATTTCACCAAATAATCTCACCGACCCAGTTTATAACCAATCAAAACATTACAGCCATGACGTTTTTGATTTAAGCCATTGTCTTttcatatcattttttttttaaaatgtgtgcATTGTATTTGTAAATCCCTTGTCCGGGTCATAAACTCCACCCGTCCCCACACTGTTTGCGGTTGGCCACAGATTCGGCTGCAGCTTTGGGATACAGCCGGACAGGAACGTTTCCGCAGCCTCATCCCGAGTTACATCCGCGATTCAGCTGCTGCTGTGGTGGTTTATGATATAGCCAGTAGGTATCGTGGCTTCTGCTCCCATACGAGCACGGAAGGGCACAGAGTTCACCAGTCCGTTAGTTTGATTTGGACGGTGG includes the following:
- the arr3b gene encoding arrestin 3b, retinal (X-arrestin) isoform X2, with protein sequence MSKVFKKTSGNGDLTLYLGKRDFVDHVTSVDIVDGVLKVDPANLNGRKVFVYLACAFRYGSEDLDVIGLSCRRDIWVKRVQVFPVIAGGIGKTPMQEALVKKAGEQAHHFSFEMPTNLPCSVALQPGPNDSGKACGVDFELKAYIANAADDGDEVIEKKDTCRLMIRKIQFSPASTNAGPKAEITSPLQLSASLGKENYYHGDPISINVKINNDSSKVVKKIKITVEQNTAVVLYSSDNYVKAVCSEEFGETINANSTFEKEFTMTPLLANNSEKRGIAVDGRLKDGDTNLASTTLCESGEKEMQGIIISYKVKVSVSLSSGGLLGSLTGSDVVAELPLILMSPKPAEVKLE
- the arr3b gene encoding arrestin 3b, retinal (X-arrestin) isoform X1 — its product is MSKVFKKTSGNGDLTLYLGKRDFVDHVTSVDIVDGVLKVDPANLNGRKVFVYLACAFRYGSEDLDVIGLSCRRDIWVKRVQVFPVIAGGIGKTPMQEALVKKAGEQAHHFSFEMPTNLPCSVALQPGPNDSGKACGVDFELKAYIANAADDGDEVIEKKDTCRLMIRKIQFSPASTNAGPKAEITSPLQLSASLGKENYYHGDPISINVKINNDSSKVVKKIKITVEQNTAVVLYSSDNYVKAVCSEEFGETINANSTFEKEFTMTPLLANNSEKRGIAVDGRLKDGDTNLASTTLCESGEKEMQGIIISYKVKVSVSLSSGGLLGSLTGSDVVAELPLILMSPKPAEVSDVTLE